A window of Phycisphaerae bacterium contains these coding sequences:
- the nuoE gene encoding NADH-quinone oxidoreductase subunit NuoE: MKQPIKSIDKSQTDNWKSVSKVAKAALPDHVVKFIEECRAKEHPDSHLIAVLHKVQEHFGYLGASHLDAVAQLMQIPAAKVTGVATFYHYFRLQPKGQFVISVCMGTACYVKGAEQIVQRLRDELGIDFGQTTSDGLFTLEGTRCLGTCGLAPVVMINDQVHAKVTPDQVPALLERYAKQVHRQSVEPKGR, encoded by the coding sequence ATGAAACAGCCCATCAAATCCATAGATAAGAGTCAGACCGACAACTGGAAGAGCGTCTCGAAGGTCGCCAAGGCCGCCCTGCCCGACCACGTGGTCAAGTTCATCGAGGAGTGCCGGGCCAAAGAGCACCCCGACAGCCACCTGATCGCCGTCCTGCACAAGGTCCAGGAGCATTTCGGCTACCTCGGCGCCAGCCACCTCGACGCGGTCGCCCAGCTCATGCAGATCCCCGCCGCCAAGGTCACCGGAGTCGCCACCTTCTACCACTACTTCCGCCTCCAGCCCAAGGGCCAGTTCGTCATCAGCGTGTGCATGGGCACCGCCTGCTACGTCAAGGGGGCCGAGCAGATCGTCCAGCGGCTCCGCGACGAACTCGGCATCGACTTCGGCCAGACCACCTCCGACGGCCTCTTCACCCTCGAAGGCACCCGCTGCCTGGGCACCTGCGGCCTCGCCCCGGTGGTCATGATCAACGACCAGGTCCACGCCAAGGTCACGCCCGACCAGGTCCCAGCCCTGCTGGAACGCTACGCCAAACAGGTCCACCGCCAGTCGGTGGAGCCCAAAGGCCGCTAG
- a CDS encoding Gfo/Idh/MocA family oxidoreductase, which yields MNDDKVRLGVIGCGGFGLFALQHFTQIPDVELVGMAGTHREAAYAAARRYGVPDIVDVEKLVAQNDVDVIYISTPPFLHHQQAAAALRHGKHVLVEKPLAMNLQQADEMLALAREKDRFCVANLMQRYNPLYEKIGTLIREKILGELLHAYFENYAADEGLAPEHWFWDPEKSGGIFIEHGVHFFDMFAGWLGEGNVVAAQRTIRPTTGVEEQVQCTVRYGPTVLVNYYHGFTQPNRMDRQEMRFLFERGDVTLHEWIPTRVRIHAIADEKGTRDLCELFPGVALDVRQWYHGAERSAKARHQSLDVYQQLDLRYGDETFKMHNYGLILRNLFADQIAWTKDHSRQRKITEENGRTSLATALEATRLARQETPTPNR from the coding sequence ATGAACGACGATAAGGTTCGTCTCGGAGTCATCGGCTGCGGGGGATTCGGACTCTTCGCCCTGCAGCACTTCACCCAGATTCCCGACGTGGAGCTGGTCGGCATGGCCGGCACCCATCGCGAAGCCGCCTACGCCGCCGCCCGCCGCTACGGCGTGCCCGACATTGTCGACGTCGAAAAACTCGTCGCTCAGAACGACGTCGACGTCATCTACATCTCCACGCCGCCCTTCCTGCACCACCAGCAGGCCGCCGCCGCCCTCCGCCACGGCAAGCACGTGCTGGTCGAAAAACCGCTCGCCATGAACCTCCAACAGGCCGACGAGATGCTCGCCCTGGCCAGGGAAAAGGACCGCTTCTGCGTGGCCAACCTCATGCAGCGGTACAACCCGCTCTACGAAAAGATCGGCACGCTGATCCGCGAAAAAATCCTCGGCGAGCTGCTGCACGCCTACTTCGAAAACTATGCCGCCGACGAGGGACTCGCCCCCGAACACTGGTTCTGGGACCCCGAAAAAAGCGGCGGCATCTTCATCGAACACGGCGTGCACTTCTTCGACATGTTCGCCGGGTGGCTGGGCGAGGGCAACGTGGTCGCCGCCCAGAGGACCATCCGCCCGACCACCGGCGTCGAAGAGCAGGTCCAATGCACCGTCCGATACGGCCCGACCGTCCTGGTCAACTACTACCATGGGTTCACCCAGCCCAACCGCATGGACCGCCAGGAGATGCGATTCCTCTTCGAACGCGGCGACGTCACCCTGCACGAGTGGATCCCCACCCGCGTCCGCATCCACGCCATCGCCGACGAAAAGGGCACCCGCGACCTCTGCGAACTCTTTCCCGGCGTCGCCCTCGACGTGCGCCAGTGGTACCACGGCGCCGAACGCTCCGCCAAAGCCCGCCACCAGTCGCTCGACGTCTACCAGCAGCTCGACCTGCGCTACGGCGACGAAACGTTCAAAATGCACAACTACGGCCTGATCCTGCGAAACCTCTTCGCCGACCAGATCGCCTGGACCAAAGACCACAGCCGCCAACGCAAAATCACCGAGGAAAACGGCCGAACCTCCCTCGCCACCGCCCTCGAAGCCACCCGCCTCGCCCGCCAGGAAACGCCGACCCCAAACCGGTAG
- a CDS encoding NAD-dependent protein deacylase has protein sequence MLSQESQEQVRRVVELLRRGRSLLFVTGAGLSADSGLPTYRGIGGLYQEKMTDEGIPIEEALSGWMMERRPEVSWRYIAQIERACRGASFNRGHEVIAEMEGRFERVWVLTQNVDGFHRAAGSRNVIDIHGDVHGLCCTGCRYGRRVDDYSRLEIPPRCPECGAILRPDVVLFGEMLPYEKAQRLSAELARGFDVVFSVGTTSVFPYIAEPVLEAARLGVPSVEINPDETSVTPYVAIKIAARAAETLEAIWSGYRRVDRGT, from the coding sequence ATGCTCTCGCAGGAAAGCCAGGAACAAGTCAGGCGGGTGGTCGAACTGCTGAGGCGGGGGCGTAGCCTGCTGTTTGTCACGGGGGCGGGGCTGTCGGCGGATTCGGGTCTGCCGACGTACCGCGGGATCGGCGGGCTGTATCAGGAGAAGATGACGGACGAGGGGATTCCGATCGAGGAGGCGCTGTCCGGCTGGATGATGGAGCGGCGGCCGGAGGTGAGCTGGCGATACATCGCGCAGATCGAGCGGGCGTGCCGCGGGGCGTCGTTTAATCGCGGGCACGAGGTGATCGCGGAGATGGAGGGTCGGTTCGAGCGGGTCTGGGTGCTGACGCAGAACGTGGACGGGTTTCACCGGGCGGCTGGGTCGCGGAACGTGATCGACATTCACGGCGACGTGCATGGCCTGTGCTGCACCGGCTGCCGCTACGGGCGGCGGGTGGACGACTACAGCCGGCTTGAGATTCCGCCCCGGTGTCCGGAGTGCGGAGCGATCCTTCGTCCGGACGTGGTGCTGTTCGGGGAGATGCTGCCGTACGAGAAGGCCCAGCGGCTTTCGGCGGAGCTGGCCCGCGGGTTCGACGTGGTGTTTTCGGTGGGGACGACGAGCGTGTTTCCGTACATTGCCGAGCCGGTTCTGGAGGCGGCCCGGCTGGGGGTTCCGAGCGTCGAGATCAATCCCGACGAGACGAGCGTGACGCCGTACGTGGCGATCAAGATCGCAGCCAGGGCGGCGGAGACGCTGGAGGCGATCTGGAGCGGGTATCGCCGCGTCGATCGGGGCACGTGA
- a CDS encoding alanine--glyoxylate aminotransferase family protein, translating into MAKVRLYTPGPTPVPEQVQLEIAQPMIHHRTKEYQNLLAEATKGLQYLFRTQNDVLTFTSSGTGAMEGAIVCCAQPGKKALVARGGKFGERWGEVCEAFGIDYVAVDVEWGHGVDPKVIEKHLSQDKDINMVIAVHSETSTAAGSDIEAIAKVVAKTPALFMVDAISSAGAMPIKVDEWGIDIVVTGSQKALMLPPGLAFASVSEKAWKVIESNKPKAFYFDYRAYRKALKKNDAPYTPALTLVRGLHKSLQMIQEAGIENVWKRCATLAEACRQAFVAMNLKIYAADPADAVTGVWLPEGVDESAFRKTLQKEYGVNVAGGQAELSGKIFRMTHMGYVDSVDTMGALAAIEAVLLRMGHKLTPGAGLTAAQKVLTAS; encoded by the coding sequence ATGGCCAAGGTGAGGCTATACACGCCGGGTCCGACCCCGGTTCCGGAGCAGGTTCAACTGGAGATCGCCCAGCCGATGATCCACCATCGGACCAAGGAGTACCAGAATCTATTGGCGGAGGCGACGAAGGGGTTGCAGTACCTGTTTCGGACGCAGAATGACGTGCTGACGTTCACCTCGAGCGGCACCGGGGCGATGGAAGGGGCGATCGTCTGCTGCGCCCAGCCTGGCAAGAAGGCCCTGGTGGCCCGCGGCGGGAAGTTCGGCGAGCGGTGGGGCGAGGTGTGCGAGGCTTTCGGCATCGACTACGTCGCCGTCGACGTCGAATGGGGCCACGGCGTGGACCCGAAGGTGATCGAAAAGCACCTGAGCCAGGACAAGGACATCAACATGGTCATCGCGGTCCACTCCGAGACCTCGACGGCGGCGGGCAGCGATATCGAAGCCATCGCCAAGGTGGTGGCCAAGACGCCGGCGCTGTTCATGGTCGATGCGATCAGTTCGGCTGGGGCGATGCCGATCAAGGTGGACGAGTGGGGAATCGACATCGTGGTGACCGGTTCGCAGAAGGCGTTGATGCTGCCGCCGGGATTGGCGTTCGCGTCGGTCTCGGAGAAGGCCTGGAAGGTGATCGAGTCGAACAAGCCGAAGGCGTTCTACTTTGACTACCGGGCGTACCGCAAGGCCCTCAAGAAGAACGATGCGCCGTACACGCCGGCCCTGACGCTGGTCCGCGGGCTGCACAAGTCGCTGCAGATGATCCAGGAGGCGGGGATCGAGAACGTCTGGAAACGCTGCGCGACGCTGGCGGAGGCGTGCCGTCAGGCGTTCGTGGCGATGAACCTGAAGATTTACGCCGCTGATCCGGCCGACGCGGTCACCGGCGTGTGGCTGCCCGAGGGCGTGGATGAGAGCGCCTTCCGCAAGACCCTGCAGAAGGAGTACGGCGTGAACGTGGCGGGCGGGCAAGCGGAACTGTCGGGCAAGATTTTCCGCATGACGCACATGGGCTACGTGGACTCGGTCGATACGATGGGCGCATTGGCGGCGATCGAGGCGGTGCTGCTGCGGATGGGCCACAAGCTGACGCCCGGGGCGGGTCTGACGGCCGCCCAGAAGGTGCTGACCGCGAGCTAG
- a CDS encoding 5-formyltetrahydrofolate cyclo-ligase has translation MTGPDPKTEKADLRKRMREALKQTPAAQIAQWSARITEKLIELPEFQQAASLMVYLSFATEYQTADLIGRALAAGKTVCAPKVAWDRWQMHPVVLRSADDFVKDDHGINEPKSNQRFSLGELALVLVPGLAFDRRGRRLGRGGGFYDQLLSRTDLQAAKIAAAFDLQLVPRVPVADHDQPVDTIVTPHKLLRFVRKSSTRPASEPTGEDEPDERRQFWEVNF, from the coding sequence ATGACGGGTCCGGATCCTAAAACCGAAAAGGCCGATCTGCGAAAGAGAATGCGCGAGGCCCTCAAGCAGACGCCGGCCGCTCAGATCGCCCAGTGGTCCGCCCGCATCACCGAAAAACTCATCGAACTGCCGGAGTTCCAGCAGGCCGCCTCGCTGATGGTCTACCTCTCCTTCGCCACCGAATACCAGACCGCCGACCTGATCGGCCGCGCCCTGGCCGCCGGCAAAACCGTCTGCGCCCCAAAGGTCGCCTGGGACCGATGGCAGATGCACCCGGTCGTCCTCCGGTCAGCCGACGACTTCGTCAAGGACGACCACGGAATCAATGAACCCAAATCCAACCAGCGATTCAGCCTCGGCGAACTGGCCCTGGTGCTCGTGCCCGGTCTGGCCTTCGACCGACGCGGGCGACGCCTCGGACGCGGCGGAGGGTTCTACGACCAACTCCTGAGCCGCACCGACCTCCAAGCCGCCAAAATCGCCGCCGCCTTCGACCTCCAACTCGTCCCCCGCGTTCCGGTCGCCGATCACGACCAACCCGTCGACACCATCGTCACCCCCCATAAACTCCTCCGCTTCGTCCGCAAATCCTCCACCCGCCCCGCCTCCGAACCCACCGGCGAAGACGAACCCGACGAACGCCGCCAGTTCTGGGAAGTGAACTTCTAG
- a CDS encoding replication-associated recombination protein A gives MRPRTLDEFVGQEHFIGPGKLLRRMLEADRLSSIIFYGPPGTGKTSLAQAIAATTSTEFEQLNATGAGVKDVREILERAERRLADDGKRTVLFIDEIHRFNRAQQDVLLRDVERGVVILIGATTENPFFAVNSPLVSRSQIFRFEPLTDRHVLGLLERAVADKERGFGNLDLRVAPDALRYLVGASDGDARRALTGLEVAVLSQIKSAEKGGPLVVTLDVARESIQEKALVYDREGDMHYDHASAFIKSMRGTDPDAAVYWLARMLESGEDIRFIARRIAICAAEDVGNADPMALVVANAAVQIVEFIGLPEAQLPLSQAAIYVACAPKSNASAMAIWTAMDDVKNNRTVPVPRHLRDTHYRGAKRLGHGEGYQYDHDAPEGLAIQDYLGVDKIYYEPTQRGREARVKEYLEKVRELRGQAKGDADDGSGS, from the coding sequence ATGCGCCCGCGGACCCTCGACGAGTTCGTCGGCCAGGAGCATTTCATCGGGCCGGGCAAGCTCCTGCGGCGGATGCTCGAAGCCGACCGCCTCTCCAGCATCATCTTCTACGGCCCGCCCGGCACCGGCAAGACCTCGCTCGCCCAGGCCATCGCCGCCACCACCTCAACCGAATTCGAACAGCTCAACGCCACCGGCGCCGGCGTCAAGGACGTCCGCGAAATCCTCGAACGGGCCGAACGCCGACTCGCCGACGACGGCAAACGCACCGTCCTGTTCATCGACGAAATCCACCGCTTTAACCGCGCCCAGCAGGACGTCCTCCTGCGCGACGTCGAGCGCGGCGTCGTGATCCTGATCGGCGCGACCACCGAAAACCCCTTCTTCGCCGTCAACTCGCCGCTGGTCTCGCGCTCCCAGATCTTCCGCTTCGAGCCGCTCACCGACCGGCACGTGTTGGGCCTGCTCGAACGGGCCGTCGCGGACAAGGAGCGCGGCTTCGGCAACCTCGACCTGCGGGTGGCGCCCGACGCCCTCCGCTACCTCGTCGGCGCCTCCGACGGCGACGCCCGCCGCGCCCTGACCGGCCTGGAGGTCGCCGTCCTCTCGCAGATCAAATCAGCCGAGAAGGGCGGCCCGCTCGTCGTCACCCTCGACGTCGCCCGCGAGTCCATCCAGGAAAAGGCCCTCGTCTACGACCGCGAAGGCGACATGCACTACGACCACGCCAGCGCGTTCATCAAGTCCATGCGCGGCACCGATCCCGACGCCGCCGTCTACTGGCTGGCCCGGATGCTCGAAAGCGGCGAGGACATCCGCTTCATCGCCCGCCGCATCGCCATCTGCGCGGCGGAGGACGTCGGCAACGCCGATCCGATGGCCCTCGTCGTGGCCAACGCCGCCGTCCAGATCGTCGAGTTCATCGGCCTGCCCGAAGCCCAGCTTCCCCTCTCGCAGGCCGCCATCTACGTCGCCTGCGCACCGAAGTCCAACGCCTCGGCCATGGCGATCTGGACCGCCATGGACGACGTGAAGAACAACCGCACCGTCCCCGTCCCGCGCCACCTGCGCGACACCCACTATCGCGGGGCCAAGCGCCTCGGCCACGGCGAGGGCTACCAGTACGACCACGACGCACCCGAGGGCCTGGCCATCCAGGACTACCTGGGAGTGGATAAGATCTACTACGAACCGACGCAGCGGGGCCGCGAGGCGAGGGTCAAGGAATACCTCGAAAAGGTCCGCGAACTCCGCGGCCAAGCCAAGGGAGACGCCGATGACGGGTCCGGATCCTAA
- a CDS encoding 2Fe-2S iron-sulfur cluster binding domain-containing protein: MAQQMINLTIDQTPISVPEHTTIMQAAETLGIRIPRLCYHPNLSIAGSCRVCIVEVKEMPYFMASCSVQVWEGMEVRTNSPEIRQARRDIVELLLENHPMDCQTCERDGHCELQNLAYSLGVRERLFAGERKEFPFENSSRSVIRNSNKCIKCGRCIRVCAEVQGVYNLGQQYRGFDVVVSPAHQANMDDSVCIQCGQCINACPVAAFLEQSHTDLVWKALADPDKHVVVQTAPSIRAAIGEGFGLEPGTPATGRMITALRRLGFDKVFDTDLGADMTIVEEANELIDRLNGKGPLPMFTSCSPAWINFLEKFYPELIPHASSCKSPMMMLSVLAKTYYAQKAGIDPEKIFMVAVMPCVAKKFEAGRAEHFFREGIPYTDAVITTREAIWMIKSYGIDFLDLPDGQFDDPLGIATGAADIFGVTGGVMEATLRTAAEKITGKTGGKLDFTEVRMAAGIREAAVEIDGRTLNVGVADGLVNAKTLLDKVITGEKQFHVIEIMACPSGCSGGGGQPYPPRGFEVLDPELLRRRGQALHTIDQGKQLRRSHENPAVKRIYEEFLDHPGSPKAHELLHTAYAPVLPRGIR; this comes from the coding sequence ATGGCCCAACAAATGATCAATCTGACCATCGACCAGACGCCGATTTCCGTGCCCGAGCATACCACCATCATGCAGGCGGCTGAGACCCTCGGCATCCGCATCCCGCGATTATGCTACCATCCCAATCTCAGCATCGCCGGCTCGTGCCGCGTCTGCATCGTCGAGGTCAAGGAGATGCCCTACTTCATGGCCTCCTGCTCCGTCCAGGTCTGGGAGGGCATGGAGGTGCGGACCAACTCCCCCGAAATCCGCCAGGCCCGCCGCGACATCGTCGAACTGCTGCTCGAAAACCATCCGATGGACTGTCAGACCTGCGAGCGCGACGGCCACTGCGAACTGCAGAACCTCGCCTACTCGCTGGGCGTGCGCGAGCGGCTCTTCGCGGGCGAACGCAAGGAATTCCCCTTCGAGAACTCCAGCCGATCGGTGATCCGCAACTCCAACAAGTGCATCAAGTGCGGCCGGTGCATCCGCGTCTGCGCCGAGGTCCAGGGTGTCTACAACCTCGGCCAGCAGTACCGCGGCTTTGACGTCGTGGTCAGCCCCGCCCACCAGGCCAACATGGACGACTCGGTCTGCATCCAGTGCGGCCAGTGCATCAACGCCTGCCCGGTCGCCGCGTTCCTCGAACAGTCGCACACCGACCTGGTCTGGAAGGCCCTGGCCGATCCGGACAAGCACGTGGTGGTCCAGACCGCCCCCTCCATCCGGGCCGCCATCGGCGAAGGCTTCGGCCTCGAACCGGGCACGCCGGCCACCGGCCGGATGATCACCGCCCTGCGCCGCCTCGGGTTCGACAAGGTCTTCGACACCGACCTCGGAGCCGACATGACCATCGTCGAGGAGGCCAACGAGCTGATCGACCGTCTGAACGGCAAGGGCCCGCTGCCCATGTTCACCTCCTGCTCGCCCGCGTGGATCAACTTCCTGGAAAAGTTCTATCCCGAACTGATCCCGCACGCCTCGAGCTGCAAGTCGCCGATGATGATGCTCTCGGTCCTGGCCAAGACCTACTACGCCCAGAAGGCCGGCATCGACCCGGAAAAGATCTTCATGGTCGCCGTGATGCCGTGCGTGGCCAAAAAATTCGAAGCCGGACGCGCCGAACACTTCTTCCGCGAAGGCATTCCGTACACCGACGCGGTGATCACCACCCGCGAGGCGATCTGGATGATCAAATCCTACGGCATCGACTTCCTCGACCTGCCCGACGGCCAATTCGACGACCCCCTGGGCATTGCCACCGGCGCCGCCGACATCTTCGGCGTCACCGGCGGCGTCATGGAAGCCACGCTGAGGACCGCGGCTGAGAAGATCACCGGCAAGACCGGCGGTAAACTCGACTTTACCGAAGTCCGCATGGCCGCCGGAATTCGCGAAGCCGCCGTCGAAATCGACGGCCGGACCCTCAATGTCGGCGTCGCCGACGGCCTGGTCAACGCCAAAACGCTGCTCGATAAGGTCATCACCGGCGAGAAGCAGTTCCACGTGATCGAAATCATGGCCTGCCCCTCCGGCTGCAGCGGCGGCGGCGGACAGCCCTACCCGCCCCGCGGTTTCGAGGTTCTCGACCCCGAACTGCTCCGACGCCGCGGCCAGGCCCTCCACACGATCGACCAGGGCAAGCAGCTCCGCCGGTCGCACGAGAACCCGGCCGTCAAACGTATCTACGAGGAATTCCTGGACCATCCGGGCAGCCCCAAAGCCCACGAACTGCTGCACACCGCCTACGCGCCGGTGCTGCCGAGGGGAATACGATGA
- a CDS encoding 4Fe-4S binding protein — protein MASTVMENYRRLRQQAKDYLAQRKEQEKIRIQIGSATCENAAGANDVRDEFRKHIEASGRDNVVLRRVGCTGRCSREPIVDVLVPGKLPTKYQNVDREAVHQIFTQHVLGGQPVADLVLDGGVEPFRQYEFLFCYGTRCGKLLDKDFRAIFKQKLDAAGVDEGRAVVSTANCFGLCRDEAVGKATHVLVRPSKVIYRVSSEQDLDEIVEQHVKNGQIVERLKVQEQPISQRFFELYGDVSFFSRQSRIALRNSGIIDPENIHEYVHYNGFEALARALDKNEPADVIERITRSKLRGRGGAGYPTGKKWADCIKSTEPVRYIICNADEGDPGAFMDRDMLEGDPFSVIEGMIIGAFAVGAHRGFLYIRAEYPMAIKRVETALALAREHGVLGDDILGSGFDFDLEIRLGAGAFVCGEETALINSIEGARGQPRIRPPYPTQSGLWGKPTVINNVETWANVPAVLHYGPDWFRQIGTDKSGGTKVFALAGKVNHTGLVEVPMGTTLREIVFDIGGGVPDGRQLKAVQTGGPAGGCIPAKWIDTPVDYDTLTAAGSIMGSGGMIVMDESDCMVDIARFYMQFSQDESCGKCTPCREGTKRMLEILERITAGKGELADLDNLERLGRLMRRSSLCGLGRAAANPVLSTLTHFRDEYMAHVVEKRCPAHRCTALTHYEISAEKCVGCTACARACPVQCIIGKPRETHIIEQARCIHCGRCFQVCRFAAVDRT, from the coding sequence ATGGCATCAACCGTGATGGAGAACTACCGCAGGCTCCGCCAGCAGGCCAAGGACTACCTCGCCCAGCGCAAGGAGCAGGAGAAGATCCGAATCCAGATCGGATCGGCCACGTGCGAGAACGCCGCGGGGGCCAACGACGTCCGCGACGAGTTCCGCAAGCACATCGAGGCCTCCGGCCGCGATAACGTGGTCCTGCGGCGGGTCGGATGCACCGGCCGCTGCAGCCGCGAACCCATCGTCGATGTCCTGGTCCCCGGTAAACTCCCGACCAAATACCAGAACGTCGATCGCGAAGCCGTCCACCAGATCTTCACCCAACACGTCCTCGGCGGCCAACCGGTGGCCGACCTGGTGCTTGACGGCGGCGTCGAACCCTTCCGCCAGTACGAATTCCTGTTCTGCTACGGTACGCGGTGCGGCAAGCTCCTCGACAAGGACTTCCGGGCCATCTTCAAACAGAAACTCGATGCGGCCGGTGTCGACGAAGGCCGCGCCGTGGTCAGCACGGCCAACTGCTTCGGCCTCTGCCGCGACGAAGCCGTCGGCAAGGCCACCCACGTCCTGGTCCGCCCGAGCAAGGTCATCTACCGCGTCTCCTCCGAACAGGATCTCGACGAAATCGTCGAACAGCACGTCAAAAACGGCCAGATCGTCGAACGCCTGAAGGTCCAGGAGCAGCCGATCAGCCAGCGGTTCTTCGAACTCTACGGCGACGTCTCGTTCTTCAGCCGCCAAAGCCGAATCGCCCTGCGCAACAGCGGCATCATCGACCCGGAGAACATCCACGAATACGTCCACTACAACGGCTTCGAAGCCCTCGCCCGCGCCCTGGACAAGAACGAACCGGCCGACGTGATCGAGCGGATCACCCGCTCCAAACTCCGCGGCCGCGGCGGAGCCGGATACCCGACCGGCAAAAAATGGGCCGACTGCATCAAGAGCACCGAGCCCGTCCGCTACATCATCTGCAACGCCGATGAGGGCGACCCCGGCGCCTTTATGGACCGCGATATGCTCGAGGGCGACCCGTTCTCCGTCATCGAAGGCATGATCATCGGGGCGTTCGCGGTAGGGGCCCATCGCGGCTTCCTCTACATCCGGGCTGAGTACCCGATGGCGATCAAACGGGTCGAGACGGCCCTCGCCCTCGCCCGCGAACATGGCGTGCTCGGCGACGACATCCTGGGCTCCGGCTTTGACTTCGACCTCGAGATCCGCCTGGGCGCCGGCGCGTTCGTCTGCGGCGAGGAGACCGCGCTGATCAACTCCATCGAAGGGGCGCGGGGCCAGCCGCGAATCCGCCCGCCCTATCCGACCCAGAGCGGCCTGTGGGGCAAACCCACCGTCATCAACAACGTCGAAACCTGGGCCAACGTGCCCGCCGTCCTCCACTACGGTCCCGACTGGTTCCGCCAGATCGGCACGGACAAAAGCGGCGGGACCAAGGTCTTCGCCCTCGCCGGCAAGGTCAACCACACCGGACTGGTCGAAGTGCCCATGGGCACCACCCTCCGCGAGATCGTCTTCGACATCGGCGGCGGCGTGCCCGACGGCCGTCAACTCAAAGCCGTTCAGACCGGCGGGCCCGCCGGCGGCTGCATCCCCGCCAAGTGGATCGATACCCCGGTCGACTACGACACCCTCACCGCCGCCGGGTCGATCATGGGCTCCGGCGGGATGATCGTGATGGACGAAAGCGACTGCATGGTCGATATCGCCCGGTTCTACATGCAGTTCTCGCAGGATGAATCCTGCGGCAAGTGCACGCCCTGCCGCGAAGGCACCAAGCGCATGCTCGAAATCCTCGAACGGATCACCGCCGGCAAGGGTGAACTGGCCGATCTGGACAACCTCGAACGCCTCGGCCGCCTGATGCGCCGATCGTCGCTGTGCGGACTGGGACGGGCCGCCGCCAACCCGGTGCTCTCGACCCTCACGCACTTCCGCGACGAGTACATGGCCCACGTGGTCGAAAAACGCTGCCCGGCCCACCGCTGCACCGCGCTGACCCACTACGAGATCAGCGCCGAAAAATGCGTCGGCTGCACCGCCTGCGCCCGCGCCTGCCCCGTCCAGTGCATCATCGGCAAGCCCCGCGAGACCCACATCATCGAACAGGCCCGCTGCATCCACTGCGGCCGATGCTTCCAGGTCTGCCGCTTCGCCGCGGTCGATCGAACATAG